The Camelus bactrianus isolate YW-2024 breed Bactrian camel chromosome 12, ASM4877302v1, whole genome shotgun sequence genome includes a window with the following:
- the SHISA8 gene encoding protein shisa-8, translating into MERARARGLRGGRGPPGLGLALGLALLLARPPSGRAGAPEAQEPEAPGTSAPAGGDRCRGYYDVMGQWDPPFNCSSGAYNFCCGTCGYRFCCHDGPRRLDQSRCSNYDTPAWVQTGRPPARARDAAAPRDPARERSHTAVYAVCGVAALLVLAGIGARLGLERAHSPRARRTVTRTLTELLKQPGPLEPLPPPLGPPLGSCVQVQMGDGLPRGSHHNSTGKKRPNNVPLGSATLGPQCAPRLQGGGSMTLQTDYAKYATLKAAALKATEASPQDFYQRFPATEPDPLTRPARARRSPEDLPALLDTCPWAPPGYAPPAGPTPSGHYKAWTAGRPARPVPRGHLAAHASPAPRRPGQAPRRQFSVEKLPEAFSSQTPGLYGNASRGPRHLSTNSKAEVTV; encoded by the exons ATGGAGCGGGCCCGGGCGCGGGGGCTGCGTGGCGGCCGCGGCCCGCCGGGGCTCGGACTCGCGCTCGGGCTGGCGCTGCTGCTGGCGCGGCCGCCGTCGGGCCGCGCGGGGGCCCCCGAGGCGCAGGAGCCGGAGGCGCCCGGCACGTCGGCCCCGGCCGGGGGAGACCGCTGCCGCGGCTACTACGACGTGATGGGTCAGTGGGACCCGCCCTTCAACTGCAGCTCGGGCGCCTACAACTTCTGCTGCGGCACGTGCGGCTACCGCTTCTGCTGCCACGACGGGCCGCGGCGCCTCGACCAGAGCCGCTGCTCCAACTACGACACGCCAGCCTGGGTGCAGACGGGCCGGCCGCCCGCGCGTGCCCGCGACGCCGCCGCGCCTCGGGACCCTGCCCGCGAGCGCAGCCACACGGCCGTCTACGCGGTTTGCGGCGTCGCCGCCCTGCTCGTGCTGGCCGGCATCGGGGCGCGCCTGGGCCTGGAGAGGGCACACAGCCCGCGCGCGCGGCGCACGGTGACCAG GACACTTACAGAACTTCTGAAGCAACCTGGCCCCCTGGAGCCACTGCCTCCACCGCTGGGCCCACCCCTGGGTAGCTGTGTCCAGGTGCAGATGGGTGATGGCCTCCCTCGGGGCTCCCACCACAACAGCACCG GCAAGAAACGGCCCAACAACGTGCCTCTGGGTTCGGCGACACTGGGACCCCAGTGCGCCCCACGGTTGCAGGGCGGCGGTAGCATGACGCTGCAGACAGACTACGCCAAGTACGCCACTCTCAAGGCAGCCGCGCTCAAGGCCACAG AGGCCTCCCCTCAGGACTTCTACCAGCGTTTTCCCGCGACGGAACCTGACCCGCTGACCCGCCCGGCGCGGGCCCGGCGGTCCCCCGAGGACTTGCCCGCGCTGCTCGACACCTGCCCCTGGGCTCCACCGGGCTACGCgccccccgccggccccaccccatCGGGCCACTACAAAGCCTGGACAGCCggccgcccggcccggcccgtcccCCGCGGCCACCTGGCGGCTCACGCCTCCCCCGCGCCCCGGCGGCCGGGCCAGGCGCCCCGGCGCCAGTTCAGCGTGGAGAAGCTGCCCGAGGCCTTCAGCTCGCAGACCCCCGGCCTTTATGGCAACGCCAGCCGCGGACCCAGGCACTTGAGCACCAACAGCAAAGCCGAGGTCACCGTGTGA